Proteins found in one Nitrospirota bacterium genomic segment:
- a CDS encoding sensor histidine kinase, with the protein MPITKPKAKTPKRPRKAHAPTGTHVAIIGAGRGGTALIEIFATDPLVQIVGVAEVQKNAPGIALAKRLGIPVTRDYRKLLDLERVDLIIDVSGNAKVWQLLQDFHRMGVTIIGGASAKFMWELIEARIRATAEIEKTLNKYQSLYRLYVKETGVAVTEERTRIACEMHDGLVQSLAGVNFKLDLSQQLIRKDPKASLATLRESKAQLKLAIQEARQVIFNLRPLHYDKMELLPALTNYLTSYEIQYHIKTQFRVSGDEQILFPRTKIFLFRIVQEALSNVERHAKATRVTVELDIDPERLRITIGDNGVGFDMDTVLRDPDKWDHFGIRGILERARLVGGEGKIDSKKGRGTTIVVDVPLMKKETRADGED; encoded by the coding sequence ATGCCGATAACCAAGCCCAAAGCCAAGACTCCCAAACGACCACGCAAGGCACATGCGCCAACTGGCACGCATGTCGCGATCATCGGCGCAGGTCGTGGCGGCACAGCACTGATTGAAATATTTGCAACAGACCCATTAGTGCAAATCGTCGGCGTGGCTGAAGTCCAGAAAAATGCACCGGGTATCGCACTGGCGAAACGGCTCGGTATCCCTGTGACTCGCGATTACCGGAAGCTTCTGGATCTTGAACGGGTGGATCTCATCATTGACGTATCGGGCAATGCCAAAGTCTGGCAGTTACTCCAAGACTTTCACCGCATGGGCGTGACGATCATCGGCGGGGCGAGCGCGAAATTCATGTGGGAACTGATCGAGGCGCGCATCCGCGCCACGGCAGAAATCGAGAAGACCTTAAATAAATACCAATCGCTCTATCGGCTCTACGTCAAGGAAACGGGAGTTGCGGTGACGGAGGAACGTACGCGCATTGCCTGTGAAATGCACGACGGTCTTGTGCAGAGCTTAGCCGGGGTGAACTTCAAGCTGGATCTGAGCCAACAACTGATTCGAAAAGACCCGAAAGCCAGTCTAGCTACTTTGCGCGAAAGCAAAGCCCAGTTGAAACTGGCCATCCAGGAGGCGCGGCAAGTCATTTTTAATCTTCGGCCGCTCCACTACGATAAGATGGAGCTGCTACCCGCCCTGACCAACTACCTCACCTCGTACGAAATCCAGTATCACATCAAGACGCAGTTCCGCGTATCCGGCGATGAACAAATCTTGTTTCCTCGTACAAAGATCTTTCTCTTTCGTATTGTGCAAGAAGCCCTCAGCAACGTGGAGAGACATGCAAAAGCGACTCGAGTCACCGTGGAACTAGACATCGACCCCGAACGGCTCCGTATCACGATCGGGGACAACGGCGTGGGATTCGACATGGACACGGTGCTACGTGATCCCGATAAATGGGATCACTTCGGGATTCGAGGCATTCTGGAACGGGCTCGCCTGGTAGGAGGCGAGGGCAAGATTGATTCAAAGAAAGGGCGGGGAACGACAATAGTCGTCGACGTCCCGTTGATGAAAAAGGAGACGAGAGCCGATGGAGAAGATTAA
- a CDS encoding response regulator transcription factor, translated as MEKIKVLIADDHRVVREGLAAILKTKDDILIVGEAQDGMEAVEKVKTLVPDVVLMDVSMPRMGGVEATRQIKREFPHIGIVALTMYDEQQYIFDLVRAGATGYLLKDSESSQIVAAIRAIYKGESLIHPSVASKILAEFSLMSQKKGKKPGWVEHDLTEREITVLRLVADGKTNKEIANNLDLSEKTVKNHVRNIFHKLQVYDRTQAAILAIRKGLIELDPRP; from the coding sequence ATGGAGAAGATTAAGGTATTGATCGCGGACGATCATCGGGTCGTGCGTGAAGGACTGGCCGCGATTCTCAAGACGAAAGACGACATTCTGATCGTGGGGGAAGCCCAGGATGGCATGGAAGCCGTCGAAAAGGTGAAAACGTTGGTACCTGACGTGGTACTCATGGACGTAAGCATGCCCAGAATGGGCGGGGTCGAAGCGACCAGACAGATTAAGCGTGAATTCCCTCACATCGGCATCGTGGCCCTCACCATGTATGACGAGCAACAATACATCTTTGATTTAGTACGTGCCGGCGCCACCGGATATCTCTTGAAAGATTCTGAGTCCTCTCAGATCGTCGCCGCGATACGCGCAATCTACAAAGGTGAATCCCTCATCCATCCCTCAGTCGCAAGCAAGATTTTAGCGGAGTTCTCGTTGATGTCCCAGAAAAAGGGCAAGAAGCCAGGGTGGGTCGAGCACGATCTGACAGAGCGAGAGATCACCGTCCTACGGTTGGTTGCTGACGGCAAGACCAACAAAGAAATTGCCAACAATTTGGATCTGAGCGAAAAAACCGTCAAGAACCATGTCCGGAATATTTTTCACAAGCTCCAAGTCTACGATCGGACACAGGCCGCCATCCTAGCCATTCGGAAAGGCCTCATCGAATTGGACCCTCGACCCTAG
- a CDS encoding sodium:proton antiporter, with protein MPLIHTLTILICLAALFSYVNHRLLKLPITIGLMAVALVFSLVLLALGKLGFGIEAEAQRFIGAIDFNEALIHGMLGFLLFAGALHVKLDELLDLKWVIGTLAVVGTILSCLIIGGLGYFLFDLVGLPLPFLYCLLFGALISPTDPIAVMSILRQARLPKALEMKIVGESLFNDGVGVVIFLVVLNLLPKASISVGDVLLLFAEEVIGGVVLGLTLGYAAYRMLRSVDNYQVEILLTLALVMGSFGLADILHTSGPIAVVVAGLLIGNHGRQWAMSDTTREHLDNFWELLDELLNAVLFVLIGLEVLVLNFQQSYLLAGLVAIPLVLVARWMSVFVQVKAFSFAREFSERTITILTWGGLRGGISVALALSLPVGPERGALITITYAVVVFSILVQGLTINRVLGDHAMGVE; from the coding sequence TTGCCGCTAATCCATACGCTGACAATTCTGATCTGTCTGGCGGCACTGTTCAGCTATGTGAATCATCGTCTCTTGAAGCTGCCGATCACGATCGGGCTCATGGCAGTGGCGCTCGTCTTCTCTCTGGTGTTACTGGCATTGGGTAAGCTGGGATTTGGGATTGAAGCAGAAGCGCAACGATTCATTGGCGCCATCGATTTCAACGAGGCGCTCATACACGGCATGTTGGGGTTTCTCCTCTTTGCCGGCGCCCTGCACGTCAAGCTGGATGAGCTGCTGGATCTCAAGTGGGTGATCGGCACGCTGGCCGTCGTGGGCACGATTTTATCGTGCCTGATCATTGGCGGTCTGGGATACTTTTTGTTCGATCTCGTTGGTCTCCCTCTCCCCTTTCTCTATTGCCTATTATTCGGAGCATTGATTTCGCCGACCGATCCCATCGCCGTGATGAGCATTCTCCGGCAGGCCCGCCTCCCGAAGGCACTCGAAATGAAAATCGTCGGAGAGTCGCTATTCAACGACGGCGTCGGCGTGGTGATTTTTCTCGTCGTCTTGAATCTGTTGCCCAAGGCGTCGATCAGTGTGGGCGACGTCCTGCTGCTGTTTGCGGAAGAGGTGATCGGTGGCGTGGTCTTGGGTCTGACCCTTGGCTATGCCGCCTATCGTATGCTTCGGTCTGTCGATAACTATCAGGTCGAAATCTTGCTCACACTGGCCTTGGTGATGGGCAGCTTTGGCCTCGCGGACATCCTCCATACGTCCGGACCGATCGCCGTCGTGGTCGCGGGCCTATTGATCGGGAATCACGGCCGGCAATGGGCCATGTCCGACACGACGAGAGAGCATCTCGATAATTTCTGGGAATTGCTCGATGAGTTGCTGAATGCCGTGCTGTTCGTGCTCATCGGATTGGAAGTGCTGGTGCTGAACTTTCAGCAGTCGTATCTATTGGCTGGCCTGGTCGCCATTCCACTGGTGCTCGTAGCGCGCTGGATGAGCGTCTTCGTACAAGTGAAAGCCTTCAGCTTCGCCCGGGAATTTAGCGAACGGACCATTACGATTCTGACATGGGGCGGGCTGCGCGGCGGAATTTCCGTGGCGTTAGCCTTGTCACTGCCGGTTGGACCGGAACGCGGCGCGTTGATCACGATTACCTATGCGGTGGTAGTCTTCTCGATTCTGGTACAGGGGCTCACGATCAATCGAGTACTAGGAGATCACGCCATGGGGGTAGAATAG
- a CDS encoding Fe-Mn family superoxide dismutase, translating to MTYRVKRFDHLKGLRDFSDQLMANHLTLYQGYVKNTNQLAALLLNMVKLGKANTMEYAELKRRFGWEFNGMRLHELYFENLSKRPVPIRKTSPLYEKLWQDFNQFSSWERGFMGVGGMRGIGWAVLTRDPATGHLFNVWMDEHDAGFLVGSTPLLVMDVFEHAYLQEFGMNRTAYVQAFMKAIDWSVVERRFEGAALPPLQPVSVRKKAS from the coding sequence ATGACCTATCGAGTGAAGCGTTTCGACCATCTAAAGGGCCTGCGGGATTTCAGCGATCAGTTAATGGCCAACCACCTTACGCTCTACCAGGGGTACGTGAAAAATACGAACCAGTTGGCAGCGCTTCTCTTGAACATGGTGAAGCTCGGAAAGGCCAATACGATGGAATATGCCGAGCTAAAGCGGCGGTTCGGCTGGGAGTTCAACGGCATGAGGCTCCATGAGCTGTATTTCGAAAATCTTTCCAAGCGGCCGGTTCCTATTCGGAAGACATCCCCGCTATACGAAAAGCTTTGGCAGGACTTTAATCAGTTCAGCAGCTGGGAACGAGGGTTCATGGGGGTCGGCGGTATGCGGGGTATCGGATGGGCGGTGCTCACCCGTGATCCAGCGACTGGCCACCTGTTCAATGTCTGGATGGACGAACACGACGCAGGATTTTTGGTGGGGTCAACGCCATTGCTCGTCATGGACGTGTTCGAACATGCCTACCTGCAAGAGTTCGGCATGAATCGGACTGCGTATGTGCAGGCCTTTATGAAGGCGATCGATTGGTCGGTGGTGGAACGGCGGTTCGAGGGGGCTGCATTGCCCCCACTCCAACCGGTCTCGGTCAGAAAAAAGGCATCATGA
- a CDS encoding superoxide dismutase — protein MNDYSAKAFDHLFTLPGFSEQSVRTHLTLYQGYVNNTNLLAEMMREWLTVGKSGTIEWAEVKRRFAWEFNGMRLHELYFENLTATAMALDHQSTLYQKIEADFGPYELWERGFKGTGGMRGVGWVILAFEPYTGRLFNVWMDEHDTGLLLGTQPLLVMDMFEHAYLPDYGLKRNDYIESFFNVINWAEVEKRLAVCLKDQPAVKGSSTPG, from the coding sequence ATGAATGATTACAGCGCGAAAGCTTTCGACCATCTCTTTACGTTGCCCGGGTTCAGCGAACAGTCCGTGCGTACACACCTGACGCTCTATCAGGGCTACGTGAACAATACCAACTTGCTTGCCGAAATGATGCGTGAGTGGCTGACAGTCGGGAAAAGCGGCACGATCGAATGGGCGGAGGTGAAGCGGCGGTTCGCCTGGGAGTTCAACGGCATGCGGCTCCATGAATTGTATTTTGAGAACCTCACGGCGACGGCGATGGCCTTGGATCACCAGTCAACACTCTATCAAAAAATCGAAGCCGACTTCGGCCCCTATGAGCTGTGGGAGCGAGGGTTCAAAGGAACAGGTGGGATGCGCGGTGTCGGATGGGTCATTCTGGCATTCGAGCCATACACCGGCCGATTGTTTAATGTATGGATGGACGAGCACGATACCGGTCTGTTGCTGGGAACACAACCGCTCCTCGTCATGGATATGTTCGAGCACGCGTATCTCCCGGATTACGGGTTGAAGCGTAACGACTATATTGAGTCATTTTTCAACGTGATCAATTGGGCTGAAGTTGAGAAACGGCTGGCGGTTTGTCTGAAGGACCAGCCCGCCGTTAAGGGCAGCTCCACTCCGGGCTAG
- a CDS encoding DUF3422 family protein, which yields MRVEKGMLMSTMPMDPRQTFLHRIHERPKRFLHEWVDAPAHVHHASYRMTNPPRERVLIRQEFEQLIRCLEIREDDTFMGDQFGYGALTHQDGDRLIVVWETHTEYYSYQVWHIPAKGASPVQFGPLTYPDFNFPFTPFGLKINALDIVIHPDAVWSADTIRMMLPGARVYGSRLFADDVSVFTSFTPDGADRERYLVMGPNRESLRQHMLEVVDGIATIENYYHLILLPLPDFAQAVDRIHALERAHLTQQTLVMEQLPSATASALSGWVKELGTGFLEVSRLSESMRFKLAATSPYLTIVEATIRSFQETPHQPFRPLSNYVFHRISGIVDGYQELLRRIAALKSDFQGLVVMIRTRADLLLQEQNIRLLRRVDQTTTNQTVLQHTVEALSVIVLAYYLTGLASYVWKALSQAGWLADDVTASGLTVPVSLALSALLIWVGRKAIARRIRPATPDERKDQEQER from the coding sequence TTGAGAGTCGAGAAAGGCATGCTCATGTCCACGATGCCCATGGATCCTCGCCAAACATTCCTTCACCGTATTCACGAACGACCCAAGCGGTTTCTGCATGAATGGGTTGATGCGCCTGCGCATGTTCATCATGCCTCCTATCGTATGACGAATCCCCCGCGTGAACGGGTGCTTATACGCCAGGAATTCGAACAGCTCATCCGCTGCCTCGAAATTCGCGAAGACGATACCTTTATGGGTGATCAGTTCGGCTACGGCGCGCTGACCCACCAGGACGGAGACCGGCTAATCGTGGTCTGGGAAACACACACCGAATACTATAGCTACCAGGTCTGGCACATTCCGGCAAAGGGAGCGAGTCCGGTGCAGTTCGGGCCATTGACGTATCCTGACTTCAACTTTCCGTTCACCCCATTTGGGCTGAAGATCAACGCGCTCGATATCGTCATCCATCCTGACGCAGTCTGGTCCGCCGACACGATTCGAATGATGCTGCCGGGAGCGCGGGTATACGGCAGCCGCCTCTTCGCGGATGACGTTTCGGTTTTCACGAGTTTTACCCCTGATGGCGCCGATCGAGAACGCTATTTGGTCATGGGCCCCAATCGGGAATCCCTACGGCAACACATGCTCGAAGTCGTTGATGGTATTGCGACCATCGAGAACTATTACCACTTGATCCTGCTCCCTCTGCCTGACTTTGCTCAAGCCGTCGACCGTATCCATGCACTCGAGCGGGCCCATCTCACACAACAAACACTTGTCATGGAACAGTTGCCGTCAGCCACGGCCTCGGCATTGAGCGGTTGGGTCAAGGAGCTGGGAACTGGATTTCTCGAAGTCAGCCGGCTTTCAGAATCTATGCGCTTTAAACTGGCAGCCACCAGTCCATACCTCACCATCGTGGAAGCGACGATTCGGTCGTTCCAGGAAACGCCGCATCAGCCGTTTCGCCCTCTGTCAAATTACGTGTTCCATCGCATTTCGGGTATCGTCGACGGCTATCAAGAATTGCTGCGGCGGATCGCTGCGCTCAAAAGCGATTTCCAAGGTCTGGTTGTCATGATTCGCACTCGAGCCGATTTGTTACTGCAAGAGCAAAACATCCGGCTACTCCGTCGCGTCGACCAGACCACGACAAACCAAACCGTGCTTCAGCATACAGTCGAGGCCCTGTCGGTCATTGTACTCGCGTACTACCTGACGGGACTCGCAAGTTATGTTTGGAAGGCGCTGTCACAAGCGGGCTGGCTCGCGGACGATGTCACGGCCTCTGGGCTGACCGTGCCTGTCTCCCTGGCATTGTCAGCGCTTCTGATCTGGGTTGGACGGAAAGCCATCGCGCGGCGTATCCGTCCCGCAACACCTGACGAAAGGAAGGACCAGGAGCAGGAGAGATGA
- a CDS encoding potassium channel family protein: MAKLRGVPGNRRGQSEPRVIVTPNAWSPTRTLATRLGLTALLFFLVFSLLWWDRDGLRDQIDGEVSFTDVVYFTMITVSTVGYGDIVPVSTRARLIDALIVTPIRFGIWFLFLGTAYQLILRKYMEGYRMAKLQGTLDRHIIICGFGHTGLSTTKELLSRGTRADQIVVVDRDEERVQLAGSLGVAAFQADATHEAVLREAIIDKAKAIIIAAGRDDSSALMLLTARHLNSNVRIIVSAKNEENVKLFKQGGADTIVSPATFGGYIIAAAVDHGHMVHYLDDLLTAGGRVGLIERTVRPDEIGITPANLKPDVLLRLYRGSTILSLSELDQIGQLQAGDILVLLTSGKKSDDRKL; this comes from the coding sequence ATGGCTAAGTTAAGAGGCGTACCGGGAAATCGGAGAGGCCAGAGCGAGCCTCGTGTGATCGTCACGCCGAATGCCTGGTCTCCTACCAGGACCTTGGCTACGAGGCTCGGCCTCACCGCGTTGCTATTTTTTCTGGTCTTTAGCCTCCTCTGGTGGGATCGGGACGGGCTACGGGATCAGATTGACGGCGAGGTTTCTTTCACGGACGTCGTGTATTTCACGATGATCACGGTGAGCACGGTGGGCTATGGAGACATCGTGCCTGTCTCCACGCGCGCCAGGCTGATCGATGCCTTGATCGTCACACCGATCCGGTTCGGTATCTGGTTTTTGTTTCTCGGAACGGCCTACCAACTGATTCTCCGGAAATATATGGAGGGGTACCGCATGGCGAAACTACAGGGGACATTGGACCGGCATATCATCATCTGCGGTTTCGGCCATACCGGATTGTCGACGACGAAGGAATTGCTGTCCCGTGGCACCCGGGCAGACCAGATTGTCGTCGTCGACAGGGACGAGGAGCGGGTTCAGTTGGCCGGTTCATTGGGTGTGGCGGCATTTCAGGCCGATGCCACTCACGAAGCCGTGTTGCGCGAGGCCATCATCGACAAAGCGAAAGCCATTATCATTGCGGCCGGTCGTGACGACTCGAGCGCGTTGATGCTGTTGACCGCCCGCCATTTGAACTCCAACGTTCGCATCATCGTCAGCGCCAAAAATGAGGAAAATGTGAAACTCTTCAAGCAGGGCGGCGCCGACACCATCGTCTCCCCTGCCACGTTCGGCGGCTATATCATTGCCGCTGCCGTGGACCATGGCCATATGGTGCATTACCTCGACGACCTCCTGACAGCAGGAGGTCGGGTCGGGCTGATCGAACGGACGGTTCGGCCTGATGAAATCGGAATAACACCAGCGAATCTCAAGCCGGATGTCTTGCTCAGGCTCTACCGAGGCTCTACCATCCTTTCACTCTCAGAGTTAGACCAGATCGGACAGTTGCAAGCAGGCGATATCCTGGTCTTGCTGACCAGCGGCAAGAAATCTGATGATCGCAAACTATAA
- a CDS encoding TolC family protein, with protein MGGPVVRNTTPVKYLSSPWREQTASLVCWLIIALVHPALGSAEPPPRDDYRSAASAPQKLSIEEAMALFSRNSFVLLRARYGVDDARAQQITAGLFPNPVLSVGLFSSFTQGCTAGRCGGVMPQVGQLFLVAGKRGFRMESAELGAWASEALFEDTVRTLSLSVNDSYYRVQVEREHLRVDRKIRDQLAGIIAGATPLLRPIPNERQKIRLELLLAKSEHQLIKHEREVENGLSDLRVLLALPPDFQLDLTTPLLYRPYHPDIETLRLQVGDRRPDVKAKRLLRAKRERELKLATALAYPDVTVGAGVMLQGPTGPDNQQQWAAGLSVPLPLFNRNQGGIAQATIGVESGEAEYRRALNQALNELDLAYHRLIQTRRLIETYNAGVLDRSLTLLDRTKKAYETNEVNILELVDAFRTTSETKDDYLDALYGHQRAVLNLESAAGQSLKR; from the coding sequence ATGGGCGGCCCTGTCGTCCGTAACACGACTCCCGTGAAGTACCTGTCGAGCCCATGGCGGGAGCAGACGGCTTCGCTCGTCTGCTGGCTCATCATCGCCCTCGTGCACCCTGCGCTTGGATCGGCCGAGCCACCGCCCCGTGACGACTATCGGTCCGCTGCTTCTGCCCCTCAGAAGTTGAGTATCGAAGAAGCCATGGCCTTGTTCTCACGAAACAGCTTCGTCCTCCTCCGCGCACGATATGGCGTCGACGACGCCCGCGCACAACAAATTACGGCGGGCCTGTTTCCCAACCCCGTGCTGTCAGTCGGGCTATTCAGCTCTTTCACGCAGGGGTGCACCGCCGGTCGGTGCGGGGGGGTCATGCCGCAGGTAGGCCAACTATTTCTGGTTGCCGGGAAGCGGGGCTTTCGCATGGAGAGCGCCGAACTGGGAGCCTGGGCAAGCGAAGCCCTGTTTGAGGACACGGTCCGCACGCTCTCGCTCTCGGTGAACGACTCCTACTACCGCGTGCAGGTCGAGCGCGAACATCTTCGGGTCGATCGCAAGATTCGAGACCAACTCGCCGGCATCATCGCTGGTGCCACACCGCTCCTCAGGCCGATTCCGAACGAACGGCAGAAGATCCGGCTGGAGCTGCTCTTGGCAAAGTCGGAGCATCAATTGATCAAGCATGAGCGCGAGGTCGAGAATGGCCTCTCGGATCTCCGGGTTCTTCTCGCGCTGCCTCCTGATTTTCAGCTCGATCTCACGACGCCGCTGCTCTATCGGCCCTATCATCCCGATATCGAGACGTTGCGCCTCCAGGTGGGTGATCGACGTCCGGATGTGAAAGCTAAACGCCTGTTACGGGCCAAGCGAGAACGCGAATTGAAGCTGGCCACGGCGCTGGCCTACCCCGATGTGACGGTAGGAGCCGGAGTGATGCTGCAAGGCCCTACGGGGCCGGACAACCAACAGCAATGGGCGGCAGGGTTGAGCGTCCCCCTCCCGCTGTTCAATCGTAACCAGGGCGGCATTGCACAGGCAACCATCGGCGTGGAATCCGGAGAAGCCGAGTATCGGCGGGCCCTCAATCAGGCGCTCAACGAACTGGATCTCGCGTACCATCGTTTGATACAAACACGCCGCCTCATCGAAACCTACAATGCGGGAGTGCTCGACCGCTCATTGACCCTGCTCGATCGCACGAAGAAGGCCTATGAAACGAATGAGGTGAACATCCTGGAATTGGTGGACGCGTTTCGCACGACCAGCGAAACGAAAGATGATTACCTGGACGCCCTATACGGCCATCAACGGGCGGTGCTCAATTTGGAAAGCGCAGCAGGGCAATCTCTGAAGAGATGA
- a CDS encoding LapA family protein — MGFVFLALILAVLTAAFALQNTEAVTVRLFLWEYQTSLVLVILGSVGSGIVLTFLASLGRRWKRSRAIRTLESTVESQGTHIRELEEAHRLSREHTRPPAS, encoded by the coding sequence ATGGGATTTGTGTTTCTTGCATTGATCTTGGCGGTGCTGACTGCCGCGTTTGCGCTCCAGAACACGGAAGCGGTGACCGTTCGCTTGTTCCTCTGGGAGTACCAGACGTCGTTGGTGTTGGTCATTCTCGGCTCGGTAGGGTCGGGAATTGTGCTGACCTTTCTCGCATCCCTCGGTCGCCGATGGAAGCGGAGTCGCGCCATACGAACCCTTGAATCCACCGTCGAATCCCAGGGAACGCATATTCGCGAGTTGGAAGAGGCCCACCGCCTTTCCCGCGAACATACGCGGCCTCCTGCATCATGA
- a CDS encoding mechanosensitive ion channel, which produces MDILQHLFVQIKSFLNVPLFSDGTSAITIWTLLWLIILILLLFSVTGWLKIWIVTRLLAKSKVELGVRLAVATIIRYLVLAVGLMAILQTMGIDLSTLTILAGALGVGVGFGLQNITNNLVSGLILLIERPIKVGDRIEVGTVTGDVVSISLRATTVVTNDNIAIIVPNSEFVSSKVTNWSYTNRDVRFNFPVGVSYRSDPEQVRRLLLQVADQHPGVLKDPKPDALLQEFGDSSLNFILRVWTRQHATTPGVLRSDLNFMINNTFKEQSIEIPFPQRDLHIRSGTVVAPPSSQATS; this is translated from the coding sequence ATGGACATCCTTCAGCACCTGTTCGTGCAGATCAAATCATTTCTCAATGTTCCCCTCTTCTCTGACGGCACCTCCGCCATCACGATTTGGACCCTGCTCTGGCTGATCATCTTGATCCTACTGCTCTTCTCCGTCACCGGCTGGCTGAAGATCTGGATCGTCACCCGTCTCCTGGCCAAGAGCAAGGTGGAGCTGGGTGTGCGGCTCGCCGTGGCCACAATCATCCGTTACCTGGTCCTTGCCGTCGGACTGATGGCCATCCTCCAGACGATGGGCATCGATCTGAGCACCCTGACCATTCTGGCTGGCGCCCTCGGCGTCGGCGTCGGATTCGGTCTGCAGAACATCACCAACAATCTTGTTAGCGGGCTCATCCTCCTGATTGAACGGCCCATCAAAGTCGGCGACCGCATCGAAGTGGGAACCGTCACCGGAGATGTCGTGAGCATTTCGTTGCGGGCCACGACCGTGGTCACCAACGATAACATCGCCATCATCGTTCCAAACTCCGAATTCGTCTCTTCTAAAGTGACAAACTGGAGCTACACCAACCGTGATGTACGGTTCAATTTTCCGGTCGGCGTGTCGTATCGATCGGATCCGGAGCAGGTCCGCCGGCTGCTCCTCCAGGTCGCCGACCAGCATCCGGGTGTGTTGAAGGACCCGAAACCTGACGCGCTGCTGCAAGAGTTCGGCGATAGCTCGCTGAATTTCATTCTCCGGGTCTGGACCAGACAGCACGCCACCACTCCGGGTGTGCTTCGGAGCGATCTCAATTTCATGATCAACAACACGTTCAAAGAGCAGAGCATTGAGATCCCCTTTCCGCAGCGGGACCTCCATATTCGTAGCGGGACCGTAGTAGCGCCGCCCTCGTCCCAGGCGACTTCGTAA
- a CDS encoding DUF3047 domain-containing protein — translation MNPLAAAEEIPLLEVDERPDQAVPPGWELATHHGTAGLEKIREDVGPALKLHADKSSFSMQKEIDVDLTRTPWLVWQWKVTAVPKQGDFTNTEQDDQPAQLIIAFSKRFWELRKSVSYIWGNTFPIGTMGDTAAADLLPLVKMKAVVIRSGQTDMGRWITESRNVFEDYKQLYGKEPERAVGIRIQINSQHTEAQAESLWCRISFRSTP, via the coding sequence GTGAATCCGCTTGCGGCAGCAGAAGAAATTCCGCTATTGGAGGTTGACGAACGACCAGATCAGGCAGTCCCACCAGGCTGGGAATTGGCAACTCATCACGGCACCGCTGGATTAGAAAAAATTCGTGAAGATGTCGGCCCGGCCCTCAAACTCCATGCCGACAAATCGTCATTTTCCATGCAAAAAGAAATCGACGTCGATCTCACGCGCACACCATGGCTGGTCTGGCAATGGAAAGTCACCGCGGTGCCGAAACAGGGGGACTTCACGAACACCGAGCAAGATGATCAGCCCGCGCAGCTCATCATCGCTTTTTCGAAACGTTTCTGGGAGCTCCGGAAGTCTGTGTCCTACATTTGGGGGAATACATTTCCCATCGGCACGATGGGGGATACGGCGGCGGCAGACCTCCTCCCGCTGGTCAAGATGAAGGCCGTCGTCATACGCTCTGGTCAAACAGATATGGGCCGGTGGATTACTGAATCACGGAACGTCTTCGAAGACTACAAGCAACTGTACGGCAAGGAGCCGGAGAGAGCTGTCGGCATCAGAATCCAGATCAACTCGCAACATACCGAGGCGCAGGCAGAATCGCTCTGGTGCCGGATCTCATTTAGGTCTACCCCGTGA